A window from Tenacibaculum singaporense encodes these proteins:
- a CDS encoding alpha/beta fold hydrolase yields MKLQRTIILVIVFNILSFTIVNAQSVRKEERESPFPNSKFLEGENIQWGNLIVPENWEVLKGEVKIAYSVLQNKKRNNNSEAVVFIQGGPGASGTETIWQWVNHPIREDKDIILFDIRGTGLSEPRLCPDLGKKILEILSENQSEEEDEKEKINAVISCKTALISKGIDISSYNSLSVAKDMNALKASLGYKKWSVYGVSYGTHVAQVYASNYPNDVESLILDSPISSISSYYEKNTDGFMNSLLKVFKKCKDDPACNSRYNNIETMFFDVIRDLETNPITVKVDAKFLKSGKFTFNSEDFKVVIQQALYHKQMIEIVPLLISQFKERNKKALSNLVPSFASLLSMDYGVYYCFSCEEILPLNSISKFNKESYKYKGLDGGVAFYESDFKVCEKWGEIEKDSLFKVNNSTKNLKINIPTIIISGEYDPITPSTNGSELKAKLTESKFLEIPTYGHSASFTKKGTKLVSDFLSDKEIKSDAKLFSDIKPVYLVNDITINSGVFEMGNSFNNLDPVFLSPLVIALILMVFFIINYTIKIFKKEYSKRADSIIRFMGVFTSIIGILCFVLLLKGMNETAANNYFILAFGLPSSFDYVFTGITVFAFLLILSFAYYFLKLKSIRDRSIVFSLLFSNLLCIVYLMYWGII; encoded by the coding sequence ATGAAATTACAAAGAACAATAATATTAGTAATAGTTTTTAATATTCTTTCTTTTACAATAGTAAATGCTCAAAGCGTAAGAAAAGAAGAAAGAGAATCACCTTTTCCTAATTCAAAATTTTTAGAAGGAGAAAATATTCAATGGGGAAATCTCATAGTACCTGAGAATTGGGAAGTATTAAAAGGAGAGGTTAAAATTGCTTACTCTGTTTTACAAAACAAAAAGAGAAATAATAACTCTGAAGCAGTTGTATTTATACAAGGAGGTCCAGGAGCAAGTGGAACAGAAACCATTTGGCAATGGGTAAATCATCCTATTAGAGAGGATAAAGATATCATCCTTTTTGATATAAGAGGAACAGGACTATCAGAACCAAGACTTTGTCCTGATTTAGGAAAGAAAATACTTGAAATTTTGAGTGAAAATCAAAGTGAAGAAGAGGATGAGAAAGAAAAGATAAACGCAGTAATTTCTTGTAAAACAGCTTTAATAAGCAAAGGAATAGATATATCGTCATACAATAGCTTGTCAGTAGCGAAGGATATGAATGCACTTAAAGCGTCTTTAGGGTATAAAAAATGGTCCGTTTATGGGGTTTCTTATGGTACTCATGTAGCTCAGGTTTACGCTAGTAATTATCCAAATGATGTTGAATCATTAATTTTAGATTCCCCCATTTCTAGTATAAGCAGTTATTACGAGAAAAATACTGATGGTTTTATGAACAGCTTGTTAAAAGTTTTCAAAAAATGCAAAGATGATCCAGCATGTAATTCTAGGTATAACAATATAGAAACCATGTTTTTCGATGTAATAAGAGATTTAGAAACTAATCCAATTACTGTAAAAGTCGATGCTAAGTTTTTAAAATCTGGAAAGTTTACATTTAATTCAGAAGACTTCAAAGTAGTTATACAACAAGCCCTTTATCATAAACAAATGATTGAGATTGTTCCGTTATTAATTTCTCAGTTTAAAGAAAGAAATAAAAAAGCTTTAAGTAACCTAGTTCCTTCTTTCGCAAGTTTGTTAAGCATGGATTATGGCGTTTATTATTGCTTTAGCTGTGAAGAGATTTTACCATTAAATAGTATTTCTAAATTTAATAAAGAATCATATAAATACAAAGGACTCGATGGCGGGGTAGCATTTTATGAATCCGATTTCAAGGTATGTGAAAAATGGGGTGAAATAGAAAAGGATAGCCTTTTTAAGGTGAATAATTCTACCAAAAACCTAAAAATAAATATACCAACAATCATAATTTCTGGAGAGTACGACCCAATAACTCCATCTACTAATGGAAGTGAGTTAAAAGCAAAATTAACAGAATCGAAATTTTTAGAAATTCCCACTTATGGACATTCTGCAAGTTTTACCAAAAAAGGAACTAAATTAGTTAGTGACTTTTTATCTGATAAAGAGATTAAAAGCGATGCAAAACTTTTTTCAGATATAAAACCAGTTTATTTAGTGAATGACATAACTATTAATTCAGGAGTGTTTGAAATGGGAAATAGTTTTAATAATCTAGATCCTGTTTTTTTATCGCCATTGGTAATTGCGCTTATACTAATGGTCTTTTTTATAATTAATTATACTATAAAAATCTTTAAAAAAGAGTATTCAAAAAGAGCAGATAGTATTATTCGCTTTATGGGGGTTTTTACTTCCATAATAGGGATTCTATGCTTTGTTTTATTATTGAAAGGAATGAATGAAACTGCAGCGAATAATTATTTTATTTTAGCTTTTGGGCTGCCAAGTAGTTTTGATTATGTATTCACAGGAATTACTGTTTTTGCCTTTCTTTTGATTCTTTCTTTTGCTTACTATTTTTTAAAATTAAAATCGATAAGAGATAGAAGTATTGTTTTTTCCTTACTGTTTTCAAATCTTTTGTGCATTGTTTATCTAATGTATTGGGGAATAATATAG
- a CDS encoding thioesterase II family protein: MENKIVKVFLLHFAGGSSYSFDFLRPFLPNCFEFIPLELPGRGKRIGEELIKNKEVAIEDYVKQIKLLHEGVPFIIFGHSMGADLGFYVTKELEKSFLFPEYLFVSGNPGPQKEAHDLKNQKSKKTRYKLSDDDLKEELRKIGGMPEEVLQDDDIFDFFKPIIRADFQVLEDENTLSKDIVIKSPIHAFMGDEEEHASRIDNWKNHTLSSFNSSLFKGNHFFIYDYPENISVIIKKALSNVLISS; encoded by the coding sequence ATGGAGAATAAGATAGTAAAGGTTTTTCTCCTGCATTTTGCAGGAGGAAGCTCGTACTCGTTTGATTTTTTGAGACCATTTTTGCCTAATTGTTTTGAATTTATTCCTTTAGAACTACCAGGAAGGGGAAAAAGAATTGGAGAAGAGTTAATCAAAAATAAAGAGGTAGCTATAGAGGATTATGTGAAACAAATTAAGCTTTTACACGAAGGTGTACCGTTTATAATTTTTGGTCACAGTATGGGAGCAGATTTAGGTTTTTATGTAACAAAAGAATTAGAAAAAAGTTTCCTGTTTCCTGAATATTTATTTGTATCAGGGAACCCTGGTCCTCAAAAAGAAGCTCATGATTTGAAAAATCAAAAATCAAAAAAAACTCGATATAAATTAAGTGATGATGATTTAAAAGAAGAGTTAAGAAAAATAGGAGGAATGCCAGAGGAAGTCCTTCAAGATGACGATATTTTTGATTTTTTTAAACCCATTATTAGAGCAGACTTTCAAGTTCTAGAAGATGAAAATACACTATCAAAAGATATAGTGATTAAAAGCCCTATACATGCTTTCATGGGAGATGAAGAGGAACACGCGTCCAGAATTGATAACTGGAAAAATCATACATTATCAAGTTTTAATAGCTCTTTGTTTAAAGGGAATCATTTTTTTATATATGATTATCCAGAAAACATTTCAGTAATTATTAAAAAAGCTTTAAGTAACGTTCTTATTAGCAGCTAG
- a CDS encoding non-ribosomal peptide synthetase, with protein sequence MKLTLPQQDVYFEQLLYTNDPIYNIGAKIVIDGPIIYEILNGAYKGLINQHDAFRTRIFANEDQVSFEIQEGFEEDLKFLDFSYMVNANEEAISYMDNSFAISFDLTKNELLHEFVLIKVSDTFYYLFSKYHHIITDGWGTSLMFQRLVKNYNELLDSNQLLSSYPYSYTNFVSDDRLYENSEDFKKDESYWIDRFKTLPKRFLEKNKINKGLNESKRQDLYIKRETYSKLEKIAKSNNCSTFHVILGVFYLYFSKKHEINDFAIGLPVLNRGKSMFKKTVGLFMGVSALRMKIDSEFTFEELIKEIKSQLRKDYRHQRFPMGKIVQKLKAFEEKDRIYNVTLSYEKQNYSDHFRNTSTRVIPMTHKSERVALAVYIREFDKDEDVKVDFDYNLNYFDNYTVSQVVKHFEKLIYEVIKYPNSKLNTFNFLTNEEEELLDSFNQTDFEYPKKETFLSIVKERAKEKPDKIAIRDEYNSYSFEDLEYLSDAIAESITKLNIEKSPIAVLMPRSAKMLVTFLGVLKSGNSYIPLDPEFPEKRLNYILEHSGASYVLGTKETKKENLTHSHFLDVEEFFIKENSFKVSKSSKIIAPNETAYIIYTSGSTGNPKGVEISHKSLLNFLISIRNNQNFTSEDVLFSVTTQSFDISILEFYAPLISGASVYIANKRVLNEPKILKEKIKEVGTTLIQGTPSFYQFLLNSGWQGNKSIKALCGGDLLSNKLTSKLLENFSEVWNMYGPTETTIWSSAKKIEKEDDANNIGKPINNTKFFILNKNLERVSIGVLGSIYIGGDGLAKGYYKNKELSKKKFIISPFNAKERIYETGDMGKWNKEGEIFFHGRNDFQVKVRGYRIETGEIECKLNELEKIDSSVVLAKELENQESYLIAFVSLKRGVTLDTKTIKEKLRETLPEYMIPSMILKVDEFPLTPNNKVDRKKLLSLEVNHKIIKEEIGIETEMTNKLNEYFRLVLGLKRKISLQENFFSLGGHSINAVRLSSIIEKELNVNVSLKDIFNNSTIQKLSLFIENQKEGKANKIPLTEEKDNYPLTFPQYSIWLASQNEAISKAYNMNAVYEIFGDINKSALESSLKKLIEKYEILRTNFIEINGEPRQKINLEKEFHLEEKKIIEEEINDFILDYVNREFKFEKDVLIRGVILNTSARKYFIFSGHHLILDGWSMEVLIKEILTNYKSNLVGANSNQEKLPIQFKDYSVWQENIKKKNIEKRENYWKEYLNGYSWKSIIPQKNGIQSGLNKADEFSFKIDLEQKIIISDYLKEQELTLHSFLVGAFNILLYKLYNHTDVCIGVVNSGRGKAELNNQLGMFVKTLPQRTRIDEKKSINNFLKEIQYDLLKEDDYQNLPEIIYKDLNFEVLIAIQAPSFNYSSIEVTSGLTLKEYQISSSYTRVPLLLNFIQNSEGIIATFEYNEAIYERNTIELLALRYKALIANLISNTDTIVDKLDACLEFEKEPIIDIEFNF encoded by the coding sequence ATGAAATTGACACTTCCACAACAAGATGTCTATTTTGAGCAATTGTTATATACAAATGACCCTATATATAACATAGGAGCTAAAATAGTCATTGACGGACCAATTATATATGAGATTTTAAATGGAGCATATAAAGGGCTTATAAATCAACATGATGCTTTTAGGACTAGAATTTTTGCTAATGAAGATCAAGTATCTTTTGAAATACAAGAAGGTTTTGAAGAAGATTTGAAGTTTCTTGATTTTTCCTATATGGTGAATGCAAATGAAGAAGCTATTAGTTATATGGATAATTCATTTGCAATAAGTTTTGATTTAACAAAAAATGAATTATTACATGAGTTTGTTTTAATTAAAGTTTCAGATACATTTTATTATTTGTTTTCAAAGTATCATCACATAATTACTGATGGTTGGGGAACATCTTTAATGTTTCAAAGACTGGTTAAAAATTATAATGAGCTATTAGATAGTAACCAGCTTCTTTCAAGTTACCCATATTCATATACAAATTTTGTAAGTGATGATAGATTATATGAAAATTCTGAAGACTTTAAAAAAGACGAAAGTTATTGGATAGATAGATTTAAAACATTACCCAAGCGTTTTTTAGAAAAAAATAAAATAAATAAAGGATTGAATGAGAGTAAGAGACAGGATTTATATATAAAAAGGGAAACATATTCGAAATTAGAAAAGATAGCAAAATCTAATAATTGTTCTACTTTCCATGTAATCTTAGGGGTGTTTTATCTTTATTTTTCAAAGAAGCATGAAATAAATGATTTTGCAATTGGATTGCCAGTATTGAATAGAGGAAAATCTATGTTTAAAAAAACAGTTGGACTTTTTATGGGAGTTTCAGCTCTAAGAATGAAGATAGATTCAGAATTTACGTTTGAAGAATTAATAAAAGAAATTAAATCTCAACTTAGAAAAGATTATAGGCATCAGCGCTTTCCAATGGGGAAAATAGTTCAAAAACTAAAGGCTTTTGAAGAAAAGGATAGGATATATAATGTAACACTATCGTATGAAAAACAAAATTATTCAGATCATTTTAGAAATACTAGTACTCGTGTTATTCCAATGACTCATAAATCTGAACGCGTTGCTTTGGCAGTGTACATAAGAGAGTTTGATAAGGATGAAGATGTTAAGGTTGATTTTGATTATAATTTAAACTATTTCGACAATTATACAGTATCTCAGGTAGTAAAACATTTTGAAAAGCTGATTTATGAAGTAATCAAATATCCAAATAGTAAGTTGAATACTTTTAATTTTCTAACTAATGAAGAGGAAGAGTTACTAGACTCTTTTAATCAAACTGATTTTGAGTATCCTAAAAAGGAAACGTTTTTGTCAATAGTAAAAGAAAGAGCCAAAGAAAAACCTGATAAAATAGCTATTAGAGACGAGTATAACTCATACTCGTTTGAAGATTTAGAATATTTATCCGATGCAATAGCAGAATCTATAACTAAACTAAATATAGAAAAATCACCTATAGCTGTTTTAATGCCTAGGTCAGCAAAAATGCTAGTAACGTTTTTAGGTGTTTTGAAATCAGGGAATTCCTACATTCCATTAGATCCAGAGTTTCCAGAAAAAAGATTAAATTATATTTTGGAACATAGTGGTGCATCTTATGTTTTAGGAACTAAAGAAACAAAAAAGGAAAACTTAACGCATAGTCATTTTTTAGATGTAGAAGAGTTTTTCATAAAAGAGAATAGTTTTAAAGTTTCTAAATCAAGTAAAATAATTGCTCCAAATGAGACTGCCTATATTATATATACTTCTGGATCAACAGGTAACCCTAAAGGAGTAGAAATAAGCCATAAGTCACTTTTAAATTTCTTAATTAGTATTAGAAATAATCAAAATTTTACCTCAGAGGATGTCCTTTTTTCAGTAACAACCCAGTCTTTTGATATTTCAATTTTAGAGTTTTATGCGCCATTAATAAGTGGTGCCTCTGTTTATATAGCTAATAAAAGAGTGCTTAACGAACCAAAAATCTTAAAAGAAAAGATAAAAGAGGTAGGCACAACATTAATTCAAGGCACCCCTAGTTTCTATCAATTTTTACTTAATTCTGGATGGCAGGGCAATAAAAGTATAAAGGCGTTATGTGGAGGGGATTTACTAAGTAATAAATTAACGAGTAAATTATTAGAAAACTTTTCTGAGGTTTGGAATATGTATGGGCCAACAGAAACAACGATATGGTCAAGTGCAAAAAAAATAGAAAAAGAAGATGATGCAAATAATATTGGTAAACCAATAAACAATACAAAATTCTTTATTTTAAATAAAAACTTAGAAAGAGTTTCAATTGGTGTTTTAGGATCAATATATATAGGAGGAGATGGTTTAGCAAAAGGTTATTATAAAAACAAAGAGCTAAGTAAAAAGAAGTTTATTATAAGTCCTTTTAATGCAAAAGAGAGAATCTATGAGACTGGAGATATGGGTAAGTGGAATAAAGAAGGAGAAATATTTTTCCATGGAAGAAATGATTTTCAAGTTAAGGTTAGAGGCTATCGTATAGAAACAGGAGAGATAGAATGTAAATTAAACGAGTTAGAAAAAATAGATTCATCTGTTGTTTTAGCTAAAGAATTAGAGAATCAAGAATCATATCTAATTGCTTTTGTATCATTAAAAAGAGGAGTTACATTAGATACAAAAACGATAAAAGAGAAATTAAGAGAAACTCTACCAGAATATATGATTCCTTCTATGATATTGAAAGTGGATGAGTTTCCTTTAACACCAAATAATAAAGTAGATAGAAAAAAATTACTGAGCTTAGAAGTAAATCATAAAATTATAAAAGAGGAAATTGGTATTGAAACTGAAATGACCAATAAATTAAATGAGTACTTCAGGTTAGTGTTAGGGTTGAAAAGAAAAATTAGTTTACAAGAAAACTTTTTTTCTCTAGGAGGGCATTCTATCAATGCTGTCAGGTTGTCTAGTATTATTGAAAAAGAGCTTAATGTGAATGTTAGTTTGAAAGATATTTTCAATAATTCTACTATTCAAAAGTTGTCTTTATTTATAGAAAATCAAAAAGAAGGTAAAGCAAATAAGATTCCTCTTACTGAAGAAAAAGACAATTACCCATTAACTTTTCCTCAATATAGCATATGGTTAGCGTCTCAAAATGAAGCAATATCTAAGGCGTATAATATGAATGCTGTATATGAGATTTTTGGAGATATAAATAAGTCTGCTTTGGAGTCTTCACTCAAGAAGTTAATTGAAAAATATGAAATACTCCGAACTAATTTTATTGAGATAAATGGAGAGCCAAGACAAAAAATAAATTTAGAAAAAGAATTTCATCTCGAAGAAAAAAAAATAATAGAAGAAGAGATTAACGACTTTATATTGGATTATGTAAATAGAGAATTTAAATTTGAGAAAGATGTCTTAATTCGTGGGGTAATCTTAAATACTTCCGCTAGAAAGTACTTTATATTTTCTGGGCACCATTTAATATTAGATGGATGGTCTATGGAAGTTTTAATAAAAGAGATATTAACAAATTATAAATCTAATCTGGTAGGGGCAAATTCTAATCAAGAAAAACTACCTATTCAATTTAAAGATTATAGTGTTTGGCAAGAGAATATAAAAAAGAAAAATATAGAAAAGAGAGAAAATTATTGGAAGGAATATTTGAACGGTTACTCTTGGAAATCAATAATTCCCCAAAAGAATGGAATTCAAAGTGGTTTGAATAAAGCCGATGAGTTTAGTTTTAAAATTGATTTAGAACAAAAAATAATAATAAGTGATTATTTAAAAGAACAAGAACTAACATTACACTCTTTTTTAGTTGGAGCATTCAATATACTTCTTTATAAATTATATAATCATACAGATGTGTGTATTGGAGTAGTAAACTCAGGAAGAGGAAAAGCTGAGTTAAATAATCAGTTAGGTATGTTTGTAAAGACATTGCCACAAAGGACAAGAATTGATGAGAAAAAAAGTATAAATAATTTTTTAAAGGAAATACAGTATGATTTATTGAAAGAAGATGATTACCAAAATTTACCTGAAATTATTTATAAAGATTTAAATTTTGAGGTTTTAATAGCTATACAAGCACCATCGTTTAATTATAGTAGTATAGAAGTTACTTCTGGATTAACTCTTAAAGAATATCAAATTTCATCATCTTATACTAGGGTGCCACTTCTGTTAAATTTTATCCAAAATTCTGAAGGAATTATAGCAACGTTTGAATATAACGAGGCTATTTATGAAAGGAATACAATAGAATTACTAGCATTAAGATATAAAGCGCTTATTGCCAATTTAATTAGTAATACTGACACTATAGTTGATAAGCTAGATGCTTGTCTAGAATTTGAAAAAGAACCAATAATAGATATAGAATTTAATTTTTAA
- a CDS encoding cyclic peptide export ABC transporter, with translation MLKLKPKNIIFLILYALPNTILSFGIVYIINNVLAGKEDFLHDYMGIVFLSLVIYTYLLNVVYQKWLNKFSFNLLYANEKKVFDHIIKAPLLKLEKFGSKRFFTVVEDLRTFAMLPYTITHTINSLLMLVLCLVYMFTLSIVSALIVIGLIIVVAACYFIVMNSMSKKVAALREYNEHYYQYVDDVMKGFKELKLSFFRRKNLMNRFLIPNRNEARDLDFRINYIFLSINLISQYGLYFVIAAILFVLPEFELLKRDDVISYVVIILFISGPINNLINLQQMYTRFLVANSRIKKFMQDFAVVKKDENNIQIMPDNDFKSVKFNDISFSYNDEKSDSTFSLGPINMEINKGETIFIVGGNGSGKSTFINVLTGLYNSTEGEIYLNDSKELGGKEKLQNMIAAVFTDNHIFSHNYEDYEIENNEEYLSLLETMKLDKVIEDDKDASARRQFSKGQSKRMSLIFAILEKKPILVLDEWAADQDPHFRKFFYEELIPRLKDSGKTIIAVTHDDAYFQQADRIIKFDYGKIVKDVTVNKEAMLTENLWA, from the coding sequence ATGTTAAAACTTAAACCAAAAAATATCATTTTTTTGATATTATATGCTTTGCCTAATACAATATTAAGCTTTGGAATTGTATATATAATAAACAATGTATTAGCAGGAAAAGAAGATTTTCTACATGATTACATGGGGATTGTTTTCCTATCTCTTGTAATTTATACTTACCTATTAAATGTGGTATATCAAAAATGGCTAAACAAATTTTCCTTCAATTTACTTTATGCTAATGAAAAGAAAGTTTTTGATCATATAATAAAAGCGCCTTTACTCAAATTAGAAAAGTTTGGATCAAAACGCTTTTTTACTGTTGTTGAAGACTTAAGAACATTTGCAATGCTACCTTACACAATAACTCATACAATCAATTCATTATTAATGCTGGTATTGTGTTTAGTTTATATGTTCACACTATCTATAGTTTCAGCATTAATAGTTATTGGATTAATTATTGTTGTGGCAGCTTGTTATTTTATAGTAATGAACTCAATGTCTAAAAAAGTAGCTGCTTTAAGAGAATATAATGAACATTATTATCAATATGTTGATGATGTAATGAAAGGATTTAAAGAACTTAAACTAAGTTTTTTTAGAAGAAAAAACTTAATGAATAGATTTTTAATCCCAAATAGAAATGAAGCTAGAGATTTAGATTTTCGAATTAATTACATCTTTTTGTCTATTAACCTAATAAGCCAATATGGGCTATATTTTGTAATAGCAGCTATTTTGTTTGTGCTCCCTGAGTTTGAATTATTAAAAAGAGATGATGTAATTTCATATGTTGTTATAATCTTATTTATATCAGGACCTATAAATAACTTAATCAATTTGCAGCAAATGTATACACGCTTTTTAGTTGCTAATTCAAGAATTAAAAAGTTTATGCAAGATTTTGCTGTAGTGAAAAAGGATGAAAACAACATTCAAATAATGCCAGATAATGATTTTAAATCTGTAAAGTTTAATGATATCTCATTTTCTTATAATGATGAAAAAAGTGACTCAACATTTTCTTTAGGTCCCATTAATATGGAAATAAATAAAGGAGAAACTATATTTATTGTAGGAGGTAATGGTTCAGGTAAAAGTACATTTATAAATGTTTTAACAGGATTGTATAACTCAACAGAAGGAGAAATATATTTGAATGACTCTAAAGAGTTAGGAGGAAAAGAAAAATTACAAAATATGATAGCGGCTGTTTTTACAGATAATCATATTTTTTCACATAATTACGAGGATTATGAGATAGAGAATAATGAGGAGTATCTTAGTTTGTTAGAAACAATGAAGTTAGATAAAGTCATTGAAGATGATAAAGATGCGTCAGCTAGAAGGCAGTTCTCAAAAGGACAGAGTAAAAGAATGTCTTTAATATTTGCTATCCTAGAAAAAAAGCCAATTTTAGTTCTTGATGAATGGGCTGCCGATCAAGATCCTCATTTTAGAAAATTCTTTTACGAAGAGTTAATTCCAAGGTTAAAAGATTCTGGAAAAACAATCATTGCTGTTACACACGATGATGCATATTTTCAACAAGCTGATAGAATTATTAAGTTTGATTATGGAAAAATAGTGAAAGACGTTACAGTCAATAAAGAAGCTATGTTGACAGAAAATCTCTGGGCTTAA